Proteins encoded within one genomic window of Bradyrhizobium sp. AZCC 1719:
- a CDS encoding helix-turn-helix domain-containing protein produces MRRLRVARQMSQEELAHAAELSQDQISEIENAKHSTTLDNIQRLALRANGLLMGTVIADAMNRKPIEHSDEVFAVI; encoded by the coding sequence GTGCGCCGGCTACGGGTTGCGCGGCAAATGAGCCAAGAGGAGTTGGCGCATGCTGCCGAACTATCCCAGGATCAAATCAGCGAAATTGAGAATGCGAAACACAGCACCACGCTGGACAATATTCAGCGCTTAGCGCTGCGAGCTAACGGCTTATTGATGGGCACCGTCATCGCCGACGCTATGAACCGCAAGCCGATCGAGCACAGCGATGAAGTATTTGCCGTAATTTGA
- a CDS encoding acyltransferase family protein produces the protein MKTFSRSFIFDSKPMPADRERDDRYFPAIDGLRGIAVLMVLVFHFDLLESVHGGFTGVDVFFVISGFLITSIITRQINAGSFHLGRFYLNRIRRLAPALLATLFIVILAGFVWLYPSSLIELSKQAFVAQTYVANIYYWRTVNYFGIDSSSAFLLHTWSLAVEEQFYLIYPLFLIVAYRYARRYVWQIILSIFILSFCLNISFVQVKPEATFYLLPTRAWELLLGALIVWLRTRFMFRPLVSQIAGFIGVGLIAWGLLGYQKAFYFPGYFALLPTIGAALVILASTGQTTLFSTCMSNAAATYIGKISYPLYLVHWPVHIFAARLMAESYNKPAKWFAFALSLAIASLIFHMVEEPVRTNRILRSARSLRTGYLAGISATAIVCFCIYAGNGLPQRYAPEAIKLAGFAADKTGELTCQFKTGKIDLANFCRIGAADTKPTWLIYGDSHAWAAYGAFDKWLSASGQSAFFIFRHSCPPLQGIHLVHNPGCFEFNNEVLDFLNRSPEIKNILLVSTWLQARGGFLTTSETMTLPRVESIALFKRQFLATVANLKQMGMRVVIWEPVPGAKQNVPEALAKAYPKRPLPQSLEFTSQQYQSTFDFFFEALEQSRPQIDATVSPSKVLCLTGSCSATIEGRPAYFDNSHLAASASEFWSRFLTISIPPQ, from the coding sequence ATGAAGACATTTTCTCGTTCATTCATATTCGACAGCAAGCCCATGCCCGCCGATCGCGAACGGGATGATCGCTACTTTCCGGCCATCGACGGATTGAGGGGAATCGCCGTCCTGATGGTCCTGGTGTTCCATTTTGACTTGCTGGAATCGGTCCATGGCGGATTCACAGGCGTCGACGTCTTTTTCGTGATCTCAGGATTCTTGATCACGTCGATAATCACCCGGCAAATCAACGCCGGCTCATTCCATCTTGGCAGATTTTACTTGAATCGTATTCGCCGTCTGGCGCCTGCGCTCCTTGCCACACTCTTCATCGTTATTCTGGCGGGTTTTGTCTGGCTTTATCCATCCAGTTTGATCGAACTATCGAAGCAGGCATTCGTAGCGCAAACTTACGTTGCCAATATCTATTACTGGAGAACTGTAAATTATTTCGGCATCGATAGCAGCTCAGCCTTCCTGCTACACACATGGTCGCTCGCCGTCGAAGAGCAATTCTATCTGATCTATCCCCTCTTTCTTATCGTGGCCTACCGATACGCGAGGCGCTACGTCTGGCAGATCATACTTTCTATTTTTATTCTATCATTTTGCCTGAACATATCTTTTGTTCAGGTTAAGCCAGAAGCTACTTTTTATCTCTTGCCGACGCGCGCCTGGGAATTGCTGCTGGGAGCGTTGATTGTATGGCTGCGCACCCGATTCATGTTTCGGCCGCTGGTTAGCCAAATTGCAGGTTTCATCGGTGTCGGTCTGATCGCTTGGGGCCTGCTCGGCTATCAAAAAGCCTTCTATTTTCCTGGCTATTTTGCCCTGCTGCCGACGATCGGCGCGGCACTCGTAATCCTGGCATCGACCGGTCAAACAACGCTATTCTCAACTTGCATGAGCAATGCGGCGGCCACCTATATCGGCAAAATTTCCTACCCGCTGTACCTAGTGCACTGGCCAGTCCATATCTTTGCCGCGCGGCTCATGGCGGAAAGTTACAATAAGCCGGCCAAATGGTTCGCGTTTGCGCTCTCGCTGGCGATTGCATCCCTTATTTTTCACATGGTCGAAGAGCCAGTTCGCACAAACCGCATTTTAAGGTCGGCGCGGTCCTTGCGCACCGGCTATCTGGCTGGGATTTCGGCAACGGCCATCGTTTGTTTCTGCATCTACGCAGGGAACGGCCTCCCACAACGTTATGCTCCCGAGGCAATCAAATTGGCCGGCTTTGCCGCCGACAAAACCGGCGAACTTACTTGCCAATTCAAGACAGGCAAAATCGATCTTGCCAATTTTTGTAGGATTGGCGCGGCCGACACGAAGCCGACCTGGCTGATCTACGGGGACTCTCATGCATGGGCTGCCTATGGAGCTTTCGACAAGTGGCTGAGCGCGAGTGGACAATCCGCCTTCTTTATCTTTCGGCACTCCTGTCCACCGCTGCAAGGAATTCATCTCGTGCATAACCCCGGCTGTTTTGAGTTCAACAATGAAGTGCTTGACTTCCTCAACAGGTCGCCGGAGATCAAGAATATATTGCTGGTCTCAACGTGGTTGCAGGCGCGAGGGGGATTTCTCACCACCTCGGAAACGATGACATTGCCCAGGGTAGAATCGATCGCCCTATTCAAACGGCAGTTTCTGGCAACAGTCGCCAATCTAAAACAAATGGGCATGCGCGTTGTGATATGGGAGCCTGTACCAGGCGCAAAGCAAAACGTTCCTGAGGCGCTAGCCAAGGCCTACCCCAAGAGGCCGCTTCCCCAATCGTTAGAGTTCACAAGCCAACAATACCAATCAACGTTCGACTTTTTCTTCGAAGCCCTCGAGCAAAGCAGGCCACAGATAGACGCGACCGTTTCACCTTCCAAGGTTCTTTGCCTAACAGGTTCCTGTTCGGCGACGATCGAAGGGCGACCGGCCTACTTCGACAATAGCCACCTAGCCGCGTCAGCCTCCGAGTTTTGGTCTCGTTTTTTAACGATTTCGATCCCCCCGCAATAA
- a CDS encoding VanZ family protein — protein MHKSGMDREIVTKLIAIAAWITIIAIAYATLTHVGFVYAIYFKLSPYLMRPAMQTYAHLEHVIAFAILGALFGFAYPRRLILVCCIVFGAAALLETLQTVTPDRHGTLIDALEKMAGGAAGILFARTARRLWSAKDRPS, from the coding sequence ATGCACAAGTCCGGTATGGACCGGGAGATCGTCACCAAGCTAATTGCGATAGCAGCATGGATCACGATCATCGCGATTGCTTATGCCACGCTGACGCATGTCGGCTTCGTCTATGCCATCTATTTCAAGCTTTCGCCGTATCTGATGCGCCCGGCAATGCAAACCTATGCGCATCTCGAGCACGTTATCGCATTTGCCATTCTCGGCGCCCTCTTCGGATTCGCCTATCCTCGGCGCCTGATCCTTGTCTGCTGCATCGTTTTCGGCGCCGCGGCGCTGCTGGAGACACTGCAGACCGTGACGCCGGACCGGCATGGCACATTGATAGATGCGCTGGAGAAAATGGCGGGCGGCGCGGCCGGTATTCTATTCGCAAGGACTGCCCGGCGGTTATGGTCGGCCAAGGACCGACCATCCTGA
- a CDS encoding PEPxxWA-CTERM sorting domain-containing protein produces MRFSSLGLIGLGAVLALTSFVSSASAVVTFNQDLASGWTQGSGTSNGHFAVDTEDNGVELGLRASIRFVGPITPTGNLYIAPAGNSSGKALWNFEFSVNPGSLVGTHSLLTITGPGGILQFDPQIISDNTPIGGPLYQNSENLAFAFLGGPLNFNPNVSGVYTFDLKLFSANDQLLGDVSIQVNAVPEPSTWAMLILGFAGIGVMAYRRKTRPAVLAA; encoded by the coding sequence ATGCGGTTTTCATCGCTTGGATTGATTGGTCTGGGGGCCGTGCTTGCGTTGACGTCGTTTGTCAGCAGCGCCTCGGCTGTCGTCACGTTTAATCAGGATCTGGCGTCGGGCTGGACCCAGGGGTCCGGCACCAGCAACGGCCATTTCGCGGTCGACACAGAGGACAATGGGGTTGAGCTCGGGTTGCGTGCCTCCATTCGATTTGTCGGGCCGATCACGCCGACAGGAAATCTGTACATCGCTCCGGCGGGCAACTCATCCGGCAAGGCGCTGTGGAATTTCGAGTTCTCGGTCAATCCCGGCTCGCTGGTGGGCACCCATTCGTTGCTGACGATTACCGGTCCCGGCGGGATATTGCAGTTCGATCCGCAGATCATATCGGACAATACGCCGATCGGCGGCCCCCTCTATCAGAACAGCGAAAACCTCGCTTTCGCTTTTCTGGGAGGCCCGTTGAATTTCAATCCCAATGTCTCCGGCGTTTACACCTTTGATCTCAAGCTCTTCAGCGCGAACGACCAGCTCCTGGGCGACGTGTCGATCCAGGTCAATGCCGTTCCCGAGCCATCGACCTGGGCGATGCTGATTCTGGGCTTCGCCGGCATTGGCGTAATGGCCTATCGCCGGAAAACGCGGCCGGCCGTGCTGGCAGCCTGA
- a CDS encoding A24 family peptidase, which produces MIRSLRKTGERASRFFGEALAWRRAGRQYVVVAWGLIAGAVWLAISLADDPGWALPAVAGCYLVVLLASVCAIDGRYGIIPDSLVLALAVGGALQAYLWGAADFWWRGFEAALVFAATALFRAGYRWLRGYDGLGFGDVKLVAAGTLWIGAEGIPGLLLIAVASALVSLLILRSEGHDLHGKQAISFGPHLAIGLWWIWVLGQQAV; this is translated from the coding sequence ATGATACGCTCGCTTCGCAAGACCGGCGAGCGAGCCAGCCGCTTTTTCGGCGAAGCGCTGGCGTGGCGCCGGGCAGGGCGGCAATACGTCGTCGTGGCGTGGGGCCTGATAGCGGGCGCGGTCTGGCTCGCCATCAGCCTTGCAGATGATCCCGGGTGGGCGCTGCCGGCCGTAGCAGGTTGCTACCTCGTCGTTCTGTTGGCCTCCGTATGCGCCATCGATGGCCGCTACGGCATCATTCCGGACAGCCTGGTCCTGGCGCTGGCCGTCGGCGGGGCGCTACAGGCCTATCTGTGGGGCGCGGCAGACTTCTGGTGGCGTGGATTTGAGGCTGCCTTGGTCTTTGCGGCCACGGCCCTGTTCCGCGCCGGCTATCGTTGGCTGCGGGGCTATGACGGCCTCGGTTTCGGCGACGTCAAGCTTGTCGCAGCGGGCACCCTCTGGATCGGCGCGGAAGGCATTCCCGGGTTGCTGCTGATCGCGGTAGCCTCCGCCCTCGTCAGCCTGCTGATCCTGCGATCCGAAGGGCATGACCTTCATGGCAAGCAGGCGATCTCGTTCGGGCCTCATCTTGCCATCGGCCTCTGGTGGATCTGGGTTTTGGGCCAGCAGGCGGTTTAG
- the gspM gene encoding type II secretion system protein GspM: MIQNLKLARGTPFLAFNAAAILFVVIFFVAPILAHFAERGEEISDNAAQLAHFQNVTRAAKKSAGSVGRSGDPFLPGGEERVASADLQASLKSMAANAGVNLLAIRGLQGGRSQPLHIIAVSVELEGPLKAIRDMIFTIENQTPLLFVSTASFRSLADGEDGPIRAELRVQGAIRDGSQPPGDRAVDGQQAGRRSAVVERTP, translated from the coding sequence ATGATTCAGAACCTGAAATTGGCGCGCGGGACGCCGTTCCTGGCCTTCAACGCCGCCGCCATCCTCTTCGTAGTCATCTTCTTCGTCGCGCCGATCCTGGCCCACTTTGCCGAGAGGGGCGAAGAGATTTCGGATAATGCGGCGCAGCTTGCGCATTTCCAGAACGTGACGCGCGCGGCAAAGAAGTCGGCCGGCAGCGTGGGGCGGTCCGGTGATCCCTTCCTGCCCGGTGGCGAAGAGCGCGTTGCCAGCGCCGATCTGCAGGCCAGCCTGAAGTCGATGGCGGCGAATGCCGGTGTCAATCTGCTCGCGATCCGTGGTTTGCAGGGCGGCCGGTCGCAGCCGCTGCACATAATCGCCGTCAGCGTCGAGCTCGAAGGGCCGTTGAAGGCCATTCGCGACATGATCTTCACCATCGAGAACCAGACACCGTTGTTGTTTGTCTCCACCGCCTCGTTCCGCAGCCTGGCGGATGGGGAGGATGGTCCGATCAGGGCGGAGCTCAGGGTTCAGGGCGCCATCCGCGACGGTTCGCAACCTCCCGGTGACCGGGCGGTGGACGGCCAGCAAGCCGGCCGCCGATCGGCCGTAGTGGAGCGGACGCCATGA
- a CDS encoding PilN domain-containing protein codes for MSVANLPARAGGLHVLAAWGQGFAQWWLSGLRDAVPARWRIWAEGETRPQVMLWRDGDGITCRLTSAAGPAETRIPSSHFNAAALEQWLAGQGVSREATTVAPVISRELFFLRELSVPKAAFGALPRILDQDIVRRTPFQLSDIWHAATAVGGESDGVVPMCHWIIRRDRAEAALSELGLTSRDVDCLAVADAGGEAVPVITFRAASDEDPAWALRAVRLLALVALGAVVLGLVVFEWRQASVAAAVETALVAARQSAQSGRDGMDPAARLFAMKAETGILAVWDELSRILPDHTFLTETRIADGTVTLSGFSADAARLVRLIDQSPLFSGATLTSAITPDANERKERFSIAFKLRGARAVRPAARPRTAP; via the coding sequence ATGTCTGTTGCCAATCTGCCAGCCCGCGCCGGTGGCCTCCACGTCCTTGCGGCGTGGGGTCAGGGTTTTGCGCAGTGGTGGCTGTCGGGCTTGCGCGATGCGGTTCCTGCGCGCTGGCGCATATGGGCCGAGGGCGAGACAAGGCCGCAGGTGATGCTTTGGCGGGATGGCGATGGCATCACCTGTCGCCTGACGTCTGCAGCCGGTCCGGCGGAAACGAGGATTCCATCGTCTCACTTCAACGCGGCCGCACTCGAACAGTGGCTCGCCGGGCAGGGCGTGTCGCGGGAAGCGACGACGGTCGCGCCGGTGATTTCGCGCGAGCTGTTCTTTCTGCGTGAGTTGAGCGTGCCCAAGGCGGCCTTTGGCGCCCTGCCCAGGATCCTAGACCAGGACATCGTGCGGCGAACGCCGTTCCAGCTTTCGGACATATGGCATGCGGCAACCGCTGTCGGCGGGGAATCCGACGGCGTCGTGCCGATGTGCCACTGGATCATCCGGCGCGATCGCGCTGAGGCGGCGTTGTCGGAACTCGGCCTGACGTCGCGGGATGTCGACTGTCTGGCGGTGGCAGACGCCGGCGGCGAGGCCGTGCCCGTCATCACGTTCCGCGCCGCCAGCGACGAAGATCCTGCCTGGGCGCTACGGGCGGTTCGGTTGCTGGCCCTCGTCGCGCTCGGGGCCGTCGTGCTTGGACTGGTCGTCTTCGAGTGGCGCCAGGCCAGCGTCGCCGCGGCGGTGGAGACGGCACTTGTCGCGGCTCGGCAATCCGCCCAAAGCGGTCGCGACGGCATGGATCCGGCGGCGCGTTTGTTCGCGATGAAGGCCGAGACCGGCATTCTCGCCGTGTGGGATGAGCTGTCGCGCATTCTGCCCGATCATACGTTTCTGACCGAGACCCGCATTGCCGACGGAACGGTGACGCTGTCAGGGTTTTCGGCGGATGCCGCGCGGCTGGTTCGCCTCATCGACCAGTCGCCGCTGTTTTCTGGCGCGACCCTGACGTCCGCGATCACGCCGGATGCGAACGAACGCAAGGAGCGCTTTAGCATTGCGTTCAAGCTGCGCGGCGCCCGTGCGGTGCGGCCGGCCGCAAGACCCCGGACCGCGCCATGA
- a CDS encoding prepilin-type N-terminal cleavage/methylation domain-containing protein: MTPGLRNRLISRVAARRRGEQGLTLIELLLSLAILAILTGFLAGGLSMARKAFGADRVSEIGSETSAAIQTVASLVGSALPARFDGEGPKDAVGFDGRPQGLSFVGLSEGRSLRGGPHKIVLRQSGGDLVVDFVLLKGTLSKENPEPSSTRVVVLSGVREIRLGYFGAMDTKAKPAWRTEWGRAERLPDLVSIRIEFEDERRNEPATVVALRQG; this comes from the coding sequence ATGACTCCGGGGTTGCGCAACCGGTTGATCTCTCGCGTCGCTGCCCGCAGAAGGGGCGAGCAGGGACTCACACTGATCGAGTTGCTGCTGTCGCTGGCCATTCTGGCGATCCTGACCGGCTTCCTGGCCGGTGGATTGTCGATGGCACGGAAGGCTTTCGGCGCCGATCGCGTAAGCGAGATCGGAAGTGAAACCAGTGCTGCGATCCAGACCGTGGCTTCGCTGGTCGGGTCGGCGCTTCCGGCCCGGTTTGACGGGGAAGGTCCGAAAGATGCCGTCGGGTTCGATGGCCGTCCGCAGGGGCTATCGTTCGTGGGACTGAGCGAGGGGCGCTCGCTGCGGGGTGGGCCGCACAAGATCGTCTTGCGGCAAAGCGGCGGCGATCTCGTCGTTGATTTCGTCCTGCTTAAGGGGACTCTCTCGAAGGAGAATCCCGAACCTTCATCGACTCGTGTCGTGGTGCTCAGCGGCGTGCGCGAAATTCGCCTTGGGTATTTCGGCGCCATGGACACGAAAGCAAAACCGGCTTGGCGGACGGAGTGGGGTCGCGCCGAGCGACTGCCGGATCTGGTTTCAATCCGGATTGAATTTGAGGACGAACGGCGCAACGAGCCCGCCACCGTCGTGGCGCTACGCCAGGGCTAA
- a CDS encoding type IV pilus modification PilV family protein: MMGARSRRAFIRRRAERGFALIEILVAFVILALGLGAISTGVVVAMRSDARTQLNRAALRVAQSRLEAAGVSEALAPGYREGLIANKYRWRQTVTEVRATGDTRPAQGARPAPATGALKSFWVEIAVEAPDGTATRLAALKLAAEARQ, from the coding sequence ATGATGGGCGCGCGATCCAGGCGAGCGTTTATCAGGCGCCGCGCCGAGCGCGGATTTGCGCTGATCGAAATCCTCGTCGCCTTTGTCATCCTGGCGCTGGGGCTCGGTGCGATATCGACGGGCGTGGTGGTGGCGATGCGCTCCGATGCGCGCACGCAGCTCAACCGCGCCGCGCTGCGGGTGGCGCAGTCTCGTCTAGAAGCGGCAGGGGTTTCCGAGGCGCTTGCGCCGGGATACCGCGAAGGCTTGATCGCGAACAAATATCGCTGGCGGCAGACCGTCACCGAAGTTCGTGCCACCGGCGACACGCGTCCGGCACAAGGTGCTCGGCCGGCGCCCGCAACAGGTGCCTTGAAGTCGTTCTGGGTTGAAATAGCCGTTGAGGCGCCGGACGGCACCGCCACCAGGCTCGCGGCGTTGAAGCTTGCGGCGGAGGCGAGACAATGA
- a CDS encoding GspH/FimT family pseudopilin: MKRPARSSAGFTLAELLVVIGIIGLVLAGTLSAKPKAAATRVAVTARSVTATLQLARAQAMSSNAETLFRIDVEKGRFGLPSSMHNLPRGMTAAVVVAETERSGDLGGIRFYPDGQSSGGEIALTLDGRSARIAVNWLTGEPRLVQ, encoded by the coding sequence ATGAAACGCCCCGCACGGTCATCAGCCGGATTCACGCTGGCCGAATTGCTCGTGGTCATCGGGATCATCGGGCTGGTTCTGGCCGGCACGCTCTCCGCCAAACCGAAAGCCGCGGCCACGCGCGTTGCCGTCACGGCGCGCTCCGTCACCGCTACGCTTCAGCTCGCCCGCGCGCAGGCGATGTCGAGCAATGCCGAGACGCTGTTCAGGATCGATGTGGAGAAAGGCCGGTTCGGCCTGCCTAGTTCCATGCACAATCTGCCGCGCGGAATGACTGCCGCAGTCGTGGTTGCCGAGACGGAGCGTTCCGGCGATCTCGGCGGCATCAGATTCTATCCGGACGGCCAATCGTCCGGCGGCGAGATCGCGCTGACGCTGGACGGACGGTCGGCGCGCATTGCCGTCAACTGGCTGACCGGCGAGCCCAGGTTGGTCCAATGA
- a CDS encoding type II secretion system F family protein, with translation MATFHYKAYTERGAVTAGTIVADGREAAIDALYGSGLTPFETYGVTDQTAERPNPASASQETETSIWKRELVQSNRFSLKELTAFTVELASLINSGLTLDAAFRIIAGPGAAPKTVRLANGLLKDVLGGLQLSEAMAQRADVFPSDYRAILAAGEAGGVTGQVLTQIAELLARRLEIRNKIASALVYPLILILMSLVSVIVIVFVLIPSISPIFIDAGLPLPGILHFFEEVQDNWLIVLLAAGLFGAAGFVLWRKAKQNPEIMLGADRLKCSLPVVGRLIQNREAGGFARALGTLLVARVPLMSAMQTARALVTNRHLNALYESAIKRVPEGTPLHRAFEGDGLLPPASLRLVAVGEESGQLGPMLIQVASVIEADLQRRIERMVGLLTPALTLVIGGSIGGLIMHVMSAVLSINNLAFQ, from the coding sequence TTGGCAACCTTTCACTACAAGGCTTACACCGAGCGGGGCGCCGTCACCGCAGGGACGATCGTAGCCGATGGCCGCGAGGCGGCGATCGACGCGCTCTACGGCTCGGGGCTGACGCCGTTCGAAACCTACGGCGTGACCGACCAGACCGCGGAACGACCGAACCCGGCGTCGGCCTCGCAAGAGACGGAAACCTCGATCTGGAAGCGGGAGCTCGTTCAATCAAACCGCTTCAGCCTGAAAGAGCTGACGGCCTTTACGGTTGAACTGGCGTCGCTGATCAATTCCGGCCTGACGCTCGATGCCGCATTCCGGATCATCGCGGGGCCAGGCGCCGCGCCGAAAACCGTCCGCCTTGCCAACGGACTTCTCAAAGACGTGCTGGGGGGATTGCAGCTTTCGGAAGCGATGGCGCAGCGAGCGGACGTGTTCCCCTCGGACTACCGGGCCATCCTGGCCGCCGGCGAAGCCGGAGGGGTTACCGGGCAGGTGTTGACTCAGATCGCCGAGCTCTTGGCGCGCCGACTCGAAATTCGCAACAAGATCGCCTCGGCGCTGGTCTATCCCCTGATCCTGATCCTGATGTCGCTGGTGTCGGTGATCGTCATTGTCTTCGTGCTGATACCCAGCATATCGCCGATCTTCATCGACGCCGGCCTTCCGCTTCCGGGCATCCTGCATTTCTTCGAGGAGGTTCAGGACAACTGGCTGATCGTCTTGCTCGCAGCCGGTCTGTTCGGTGCCGCCGGTTTCGTGTTGTGGCGCAAGGCGAAGCAAAATCCCGAGATCATGCTCGGTGCCGATCGGTTGAAATGCTCGCTGCCTGTGGTTGGCCGGCTCATTCAAAACCGCGAAGCCGGCGGCTTTGCGCGGGCGCTCGGCACGCTGCTGGTTGCAAGGGTGCCGCTGATGTCGGCGATGCAGACGGCGCGTGCGCTCGTCACCAACCGGCACCTGAATGCGCTCTATGAGAGCGCCATCAAGCGCGTTCCGGAAGGCACGCCGCTGCACCGTGCCTTCGAGGGGGACGGTCTGCTGCCGCCGGCCTCGCTTCGCCTTGTCGCCGTCGGCGAGGAGTCCGGTCAGCTCGGCCCAATGCTCATTCAGGTGGCCAGCGTGATCGAGGCCGACCTGCAGCGGCGCATCGAGCGCATGGTCGGGCTGTTGACACCGGCTTTGACGCTGGTCATCGGCGGCAGCATTGGCGGGCTCATCATGCATGTGATGAGCGCCGTGCTGTCGATCAACAATCTCGCCTTCCAATGA
- a CDS encoding GspE/PulE family protein, translated as MSFDIQQLLRPATPLSRGTEWPGPRDAGFAQAFSDLLLGKDLVDPAAIGRARRAADAASERFDLVLVKLGLISEADLCQAYATYCGLPLIEPADIPTRPVLADRLQLSFLKTNRILPISFDGRRLLIATADPFVDEAAKAISYMLDVRVDLAVIAPAEIERALRTLYQDATSETHAEETDGIAIAGNDGSEFDVERLRDIANEAPVIRLVNQIIARAVERGASDVHIEPGRDAVAVRYRIDGFLQQERLVPAALRAALTTRMKIMAKLDIAERRLPQDGRIKTVVRGVEIDIRVSTLPTVFGESVVMRILDRTRVELDFTKLGLDGRTQESLRRLMALPNGIILVTGPTGSGKTTTLYTALKDLNRPELKLFTVEDPIEYQLSGINQIQVQPQIGLDFPTALRSILRQDPDIVMIGEIRDLETARIAIQAALTGHLVFSTLHTNSAIAAITRLIDIGLERYLLASTIAGVMAQRLVRKLCPACARPHSASERAHGKLKMAIAAHPQVDWSHSREPVGCEACGNTGYSGRTTISELLVIDDSIREAIGRRSQDQRAVEQLAREAGFHTLYEDGLVKVGAGETSLEEVLRVTRAS; from the coding sequence ATGTCATTCGATATCCAGCAATTGTTGCGCCCGGCCACACCTTTGAGCCGGGGAACGGAATGGCCGGGTCCAAGAGACGCCGGCTTCGCGCAGGCGTTTTCCGACCTTCTGCTCGGCAAGGATCTGGTCGATCCCGCCGCCATCGGCCGGGCCCGGCGGGCCGCCGACGCGGCCTCCGAGCGCTTCGACCTCGTGCTGGTCAAGCTCGGCCTGATTTCCGAGGCCGACCTTTGTCAGGCCTACGCCACCTATTGCGGCCTGCCGCTGATCGAGCCGGCGGATATCCCGACGCGACCTGTTCTAGCTGATCGCTTGCAGCTCTCCTTCCTCAAGACCAACCGGATCCTGCCGATCTCGTTCGACGGCCGGCGCCTCTTGATTGCCACCGCCGATCCCTTCGTCGACGAGGCCGCCAAGGCCATCAGCTACATGCTCGACGTGCGCGTCGATCTCGCCGTGATCGCTCCGGCGGAAATCGAGCGCGCCTTGCGGACGCTGTATCAGGACGCGACGTCCGAGACGCACGCCGAGGAAACCGACGGCATCGCGATCGCCGGCAACGACGGCAGTGAATTCGATGTCGAGCGCTTGCGCGATATCGCCAACGAAGCACCGGTCATCCGGCTGGTGAACCAGATCATTGCGAGAGCTGTCGAGCGCGGCGCATCCGACGTGCACATCGAGCCCGGGCGTGATGCGGTGGCCGTTCGCTACCGCATCGACGGATTTTTGCAGCAGGAGCGCCTGGTGCCTGCGGCGCTGCGGGCAGCGCTGACGACGCGCATGAAGATCATGGCCAAGCTCGATATCGCCGAGCGGAGGCTGCCGCAGGATGGCCGCATCAAGACGGTGGTGCGCGGCGTCGAGATCGATATCCGCGTCTCGACCTTGCCGACGGTGTTCGGCGAAAGCGTTGTCATGCGAATCCTCGATCGGACCCGGGTGGAGCTGGATTTCACCAAGCTCGGGCTCGACGGCAGGACGCAGGAAAGCCTCCGTCGCCTGATGGCGCTGCCCAACGGCATCATCCTCGTCACCGGCCCGACCGGCAGCGGCAAGACGACGACGCTCTACACCGCCCTGAAGGATCTCAACCGGCCCGAGCTAAAACTGTTCACCGTGGAAGATCCGATCGAGTATCAGCTCTCCGGGATCAACCAGATCCAGGTCCAGCCGCAGATCGGTCTCGACTTCCCAACGGCGCTTCGCTCGATCCTGCGCCAGGATCCGGACATCGTCATGATCGGCGAAATCCGTGACCTCGAAACCGCGCGCATCGCCATCCAGGCAGCGCTGACCGGCCATCTGGTGTTTTCGACCCTGCACACCAACAGCGCGATTGCCGCGATCACGCGCCTGATCGATATCGGACTGGAGCGCTACCTTCTCGCCTCGACGATCGCAGGCGTGATGGCGCAGCGCCTGGTCAGAAAGCTTTGCCCCGCCTGCGCGCGGCCGCACAGCGCCAGCGAACGGGCGCATGGCAAGCTGAAGATGGCGATAGCCGCCCATCCGCAAGTGGATTGGTCACACAGCCGCGAGCCGGTCGGCTGCGAGGCCTGCGGCAATACCGGCTATAGCGGCCGCACCACGATATCGGAGCTCTTGGTCATCGACGACAGCATCCGCGAAGCGATCGGAAGAAGGAGCCAGGACCAGCGCGCGGTCGAGCAGCTTGCGCGCGAAGCAGGCTTTCACACACTCTACGAAGATGGCCTGGTGAAGGTCGGGGCCGGCGAGACTTCGCTCGAAGAAGTCCTTCGCGTCACCCGCGCGTCGTAA